The following coding sequences lie in one Novipirellula aureliae genomic window:
- a CDS encoding trypsin-like serine protease, with translation MKQNTVFASLLLCSILNVTAHGAVYLSLEELERSTEFAQQSVFDPVGSFATPTTSPWGSGVLISEDWVLTAGHVGDNFNITEFRLGRDSLNPTHTRSIAEVVIHPGWPIGANNISGVPDLALMRLATPITDVATATRYRGEDIPPRYANNYHQTEYLMAGFGDHGVANIQLDEDSFMRAGRNMLRYIFDDFNLIVYSNETTVTSILDMEWKGAPGDSGGGWFQLVDGEYQLSGITVVGGTPFEYPSFTGAVSVSQFNDWIDSVVAVPEPSSSFLLASIGAICISRRVHRRRGIKSRQRNLLAL, from the coding sequence ATGAAACAAAATACTGTCTTTGCAAGTTTGCTTTTGTGTTCAATCCTGAACGTAACTGCCCATGGTGCCGTCTACCTTTCGCTCGAAGAGCTTGAACGATCTACTGAATTCGCGCAGCAAAGCGTGTTTGATCCAGTAGGTTCTTTCGCAACACCGACGACGTCTCCCTGGGGAAGTGGCGTTCTAATTTCAGAGGACTGGGTGTTGACTGCCGGGCATGTTGGGGACAACTTCAACATCACTGAGTTCCGACTTGGGCGTGATAGTCTGAATCCGACTCATACGCGGTCGATTGCGGAAGTCGTCATCCATCCTGGATGGCCTATAGGAGCCAATAATATATCGGGCGTGCCAGACCTGGCATTGATGAGATTGGCAACTCCCATTACGGATGTTGCGACTGCCACGAGATATCGCGGGGAGGATATCCCGCCACGATACGCGAACAACTATCACCAGACGGAGTACTTGATGGCAGGATTCGGGGACCATGGAGTTGCCAATATTCAGCTAGACGAGGATTCGTTTATGCGTGCGGGACGAAACATGCTCCGGTACATTTTTGATGATTTCAATCTCATTGTTTATAGTAATGAAACGACTGTAACGTCCATCCTTGATATGGAATGGAAGGGAGCGCCAGGAGATTCTGGAGGCGGCTGGTTTCAATTGGTTGATGGTGAGTACCAACTCTCCGGGATCACGGTTGTCGGAGGAACGCCCTTTGAGTATCCATCCTTCACCGGAGCTGTCAGTGTCAGTCAGTTTAACGATTGGATTGATTCTGTCGTCGCGGTTCCGGAGCCTTCGTCTAGCTTTCTTTTGGCTAGTATCGGCGCGATCTGCATTTCAAGGCGTGTCCACCGGCGGCGAGGCATTAAATCTCGCCAAAGGAATCTTCTGGCTTTATGA
- a CDS encoding trypsin-like serine protease, with translation MNISKLTALCTSVIAFTCFAISANAGLVHSLDPDYVDSNGQGYLDRAASHPYVGWQSSTDDSIGETRFRQSGVLINPRWVITSIHGVVEGDNNLNAIHSNIRMGFGSNYFTDFGETLYASEVFLHPSYTDVGQGYDLALLYFENPFTSVAPVHLYGDTVAVGMESDIVGFGYNLVEGEATPTPDSYTGDRMAGTNTITNVGFRPNYVGTRFDGAGWPEYQPLGMGGLPGDSGGGLIIGGELAGISSFTSTNNSYGRNTYYSLIDIDWVNETMALHPSAVPEPSSVLLLLAAAPMVAFVRKRKAASLNHAA, from the coding sequence ATGAACATCTCCAAGCTCACCGCCCTCTGCACCTCAGTCATCGCATTCACATGCTTCGCCATCTCAGCCAACGCTGGCTTGGTCCATAGCCTTGACCCCGATTACGTCGACTCCAACGGACAAGGCTATCTCGATCGAGCCGCGTCGCATCCGTATGTGGGATGGCAGAGCTCAACCGATGACTCTATCGGCGAGACTCGATTTCGGCAGAGTGGGGTTTTGATTAACCCTCGCTGGGTAATCACCTCAATTCATGGAGTCGTTGAGGGAGACAATAATCTAAACGCGATCCACTCAAATATTCGGATGGGCTTTGGATCAAACTACTTCACCGATTTCGGCGAAACTCTATACGCTTCAGAGGTGTTCTTGCACCCAAGCTATACAGACGTTGGTCAAGGCTACGATCTTGCATTGCTCTATTTCGAGAATCCCTTCACCTCCGTCGCTCCAGTTCACCTTTATGGCGACACGGTGGCTGTCGGCATGGAATCGGACATTGTTGGGTTTGGCTACAACCTTGTAGAAGGGGAAGCGACTCCGACTCCGGACAGCTATACAGGAGACAGGATGGCGGGGACAAATACGATAACGAACGTCGGATTCCGTCCGAATTATGTTGGGACTCGATTCGATGGGGCTGGGTGGCCGGAATACCAACCTCTTGGGATGGGCGGGCTTCCCGGTGACTCGGGAGGTGGCCTCATCATCGGTGGTGAGCTTGCTGGTATCTCTAGCTTTACGAGCACCAATAATTCTTACGGTAGAAACACTTATTACTCTCTGATCGACATTGACTGGGTCAACGAGACAATGGCACTTCACCCCTCGGCGGTCCCCGAACCGAGTTCGGTTCTTTTGTTATTGGCAGCGGCACCCATGGTTGCGTTTGTTCGCAAACGCAAAGCGGCTTCACTGAACCACGCTGCCTGA
- a CDS encoding trypsin-like serine protease — MNVTKLTALCTSIIAFTYFAIPANAGLVITADALYLERANQHPYVGWLETEKIEGGTRFGGSGVLIDPHWVLMSAHQVFSVSGDLGSAYNLDSFRFGLGSNFISNRGENMLASELHLHGSYTGGNTGYDLALMYFENPFTSTAPIDIYAGSVAAGMESDIVGYGYYQQVDTTDQILTGDRRAGNNVVIGNDFLYANGVYTRLLPEGHSKYRELGMAGTPGDSGGALVIGGELAAISKWSSLTNNIGTTTGYALIDIDWVNATMALHPSAVPEPNSVLLLLAAVPIVAFVRKRKAASLNHAP, encoded by the coding sequence ATGAACGTCACCAAACTCACCGCTCTCTGCACATCGATCATCGCATTCACATACTTCGCCATCCCGGCCAACGCTGGCTTGGTGATTACGGCGGACGCTTTGTATTTGGAACGAGCAAACCAGCATCCGTATGTTGGATGGTTGGAAACTGAGAAAATTGAAGGCGGAACACGATTTGGTGGCAGCGGAGTACTTATCGATCCGCATTGGGTGCTCATGAGCGCCCATCAGGTTTTTAGCGTCAGTGGAGACCTCGGCTCTGCATACAATCTCGATTCGTTTCGATTTGGTTTAGGATCGAATTTTATATCGAACCGAGGTGAGAATATGCTTGCCTCGGAATTGCACCTCCACGGAAGCTACACCGGTGGAAACACCGGATATGACCTAGCATTGATGTACTTCGAGAACCCGTTTACTTCGACTGCTCCCATCGACATCTATGCTGGCAGTGTAGCTGCGGGTATGGAATCGGATATTGTTGGATACGGCTACTATCAGCAGGTTGATACTACAGATCAAATCTTGACTGGCGATCGTAGGGCTGGAAATAATGTTGTGATTGGAAATGATTTTCTTTATGCAAATGGTGTTTATACTAGGCTTTTGCCAGAGGGACACTCTAAATATAGAGAATTAGGGATGGCTGGAACTCCCGGAGATTCCGGTGGTGCTCTAGTCATCGGTGGAGAGCTTGCTGCTATATCGAAGTGGTCAAGCTTAACGAATAACATTGGGACGACAACGGGTTATGCCTTAATCGACATCGACTGGGTCAACGCTACCATGGCACTTCACCCCTCGGCCGTCCCCGAACCGAATTCGGTTCTTTTGCTATTGGCAGCGGTTCCGATTGTTGCGTTTGTTCGCAAACGGAAAGCGGCTTCACTGAACCACGCTCCCTGA
- a CDS encoding trypsin-like serine protease, which yields MNVSKLTALCTSLVAITCFALPVNAGLVHSLDPDYVDSNGQGYLDRAALHPYVGFMEGLNSGTVDGHASWNWIDAHWGLMSAHQIVDNSRNYLFDSYDFGLGSNYLTNRGSEIRAAAEFFIHPSYNAVGNGYDLALIRFDSPFASITPVSLFTGTVAVGMESDIVGYGLAMEVESTERLQTGNKMAGNNLIRSLDVFPGYAQTTFDRPGHSQYRELGMGGLPGDSGGSLIVGDELAGISSFTSTRDTYGRSTYYSLIDLDWVSTTMASHPSAVPEPSSLLFLLAAAPTIAFVRKRKAVSLNQAA from the coding sequence ATGAACGTCTCTAAACTTACTGCCCTATGCACCTCGCTCGTTGCGATCACATGCTTCGCCTTGCCGGTCAACGCAGGCTTGGTCCATAGCCTTGATCCCGATTACGTCGACTCCAATGGACAAGGTTATCTCGATCGTGCGGCACTTCATCCATACGTTGGGTTTATGGAAGGTCTCAACAGCGGCACCGTTGATGGGCACGCTAGCTGGAATTGGATTGACGCACATTGGGGATTGATGTCGGCTCATCAAATAGTTGACAATAGTCGCAATTATCTCTTTGACTCTTATGACTTTGGGCTTGGCTCTAACTATTTGACTAATCGCGGTAGTGAAATTAGAGCAGCTGCTGAGTTCTTCATTCACCCGAGCTACAACGCGGTGGGAAATGGGTACGACTTGGCCTTGATTCGCTTTGACAGCCCTTTTGCTTCGATAACGCCAGTCAGTCTATTCACCGGAACGGTGGCGGTAGGCATGGAATCGGACATTGTTGGATACGGATTAGCAATGGAAGTTGAAAGCACTGAGCGACTGCAAACTGGCAACAAAATGGCGGGTAACAACCTGATACGGTCATTGGACGTCTTTCCTGGATATGCTCAGACCACGTTTGATCGTCCGGGGCACAGCCAGTATCGAGAGCTTGGAATGGGAGGACTACCAGGAGATTCTGGTGGCTCGCTCATTGTTGGAGATGAGCTCGCCGGAATTTCGAGTTTTACCAGTACTCGTGACACCTATGGCAGAAGTACTTACTACTCATTAATCGATCTCGACTGGGTCAGTACCACCATGGCAAGCCATCCATCGGCCGTCCCCGAACCGAGTTCGCTTCTCTTCCTATTGGCAGCGGCACCGACGATCGCGTTTGTTCGCAAACGCAAAGCAGTTTCACTGAACCAAGCTGCCTAA